Sequence from the Seonamhaeicola sp. ML3 genome:
TCGTGAAGATACCGACCGAGAAGCCACAATCAAAGCTATTAAGGGCGATATTGCGTTTAAAGGTGCCACAGCGTGGATTCTTATTTGTTCCATATTTGTGGCGTCTGTTGGACTAAATGCCGATTCTACAGCTGTGGTTATCGGAGCCATGTTAATTTCGCCGTTAATGGGGCCTATTTTAGGAGTTGGGCTATCTATAGCTATTAACGATATAGATACTTTAAGGCGCTCTTTAATAAACTTAGCGACTATGATTGTGCTGAGTTTAATTACTGCATTTTTATTCTTTTGGTCGTTTCCGTTGAGTGATGAAACCTCAGAGCTTTTCGCAAGAACAAAACCAGATATTCGCGATGTGCTTATTGCCTTTTTTGGAGGTTTAGCACTTATAATAGCGCGAACAAAAAAAGGGACGATAGCTTCTGTAATTTTTGGTGTAGCCATTGCAACTGCCTTAATGCCACCGCTTTGTACGGCGGGTTATGGTTTAGCAAAAGGTAATTGGGAATTTTTTCTGGGTGCCATGTACTTATTCACCATCAATACAATTTTCATTGCTTTGGCAACTTTTATTGTACTGAAGGTGTTACGCTTCCCAATGCTTAAGTATGTGAATTCCAAAAAGCGAAGTAGAATCTCCAAAATAGCTACGCTATTAGCTATAGTGGTCATGATTCCTGCGGTATGGACATTTATAAGTGTGTTAAAAGAAAGTAGGTTTGAAAGTGATGCTGAACGTTTCATTAAAACAGAGTTGAGTACTTTGCCTAATGCAAATTATATTCAAAAGAATGCTTCACATACCTATAATCCAGATGGGGAATCCATCATAGAGTTAATTCCATTTGGAACCGATGAAATTCCTGATTCTACAAAAGATATTTTAGAGCAACGCCTTCTAAATTATACTGCTTTAAGCAATACAAAACTGTACATCAATCAAGT
This genomic interval carries:
- a CDS encoding DUF389 domain-containing protein gives rise to the protein MEESKFNFTEDDPANKEQVAQSKEAVKKDAQGLFQSIRTFLSELLAFREDTDREATIKAIKGDIAFKGATAWILICSIFVASVGLNADSTAVVIGAMLISPLMGPILGVGLSIAINDIDTLRRSLINLATMIVLSLITAFLFFWSFPLSDETSELFARTKPDIRDVLIAFFGGLALIIARTKKGTIASVIFGVAIATALMPPLCTAGYGLAKGNWEFFLGAMYLFTINTIFIALATFIVLKVLRFPMLKYVNSKKRSRISKIATLLAIVVMIPAVWTFISVLKESRFESDAERFIKTELSTLPNANYIQKNASHTYNPDGESIIELIPFGTDEIPDSTKDILEQRLLNYTALSNTKLYINQVKNRHINNLEYMEELRTRDSLDLLSQSQKIAFLEDKVLQLSKLEKNNIAFEALTKEVKINYPNIERMSFSNVVASNFTKIDTVSVFEVKWIDSLTNDDARTLEIQKLEAWFKSKFKLDSLVVKRMN